The following is a genomic window from Arthrobacter sp. NicSoilB4.
AGCTGGCATTCTGCCGGGTCGATGTACTGCGCCACCTCGTCGGGGTGCACGATCGCTTCGGACTTGAACAGGAGCGATGGTGCCGCGATCCGGCACACGGCGTTGAAGGCACGCAGCAGCAGGTGTGCTTCCGGCAGGTTCTCGCAGGGTGTTCCGAGCTGCTTCCAGATGAAGGCGACGGCGTCCATCCGGAGGATGTCGACGCCTTGGTTGGCCAGGAAGAGCATCTCACCGGCCATGGCCCGGAACACCTCCGGGTTGGAGTAGTTCAGGTCCCATTGGAAGGTATGGAACGTGGCCCAGACCCAGCGCCCGTCCGGCATGCGTACGAACGAGCCCGGATGATCGTCCGGGAAGATCTCCCGCACCTGTTCCTCGAACGCGTCAGGCATGGTCCGGTCGGGATAGAGCCAGTAGTAGTCGCTGTAGGCCGGATCCCCGGCGGACGCCTTCCGGGCCCACTCGTGTTCGTCGGAGGTGTGGTTGAAGATGAAGTCGACAACCAGGCTGATGCCGTTTGCCCGGAGCTCGGCTGCAAGGGCCTGCAGCTGCTCCATGGTGCCGAGGCCGGGGTTGACTTCGCGGTAGCTGGAGACTGCATAGCCGCCGTCGGAGTGCGGCTCGGGCGCCAGGAAGAGGGGCATCAGGTGCAGGTACGTGAGGCCAAGTTCGTTGAAGTACGGGATCCGGGCGCGGACACCGTCCAGGTTCCCGGCGTACCGGTCGACGTAGCAGACCCCGCCGAGCATCTCGTTGGACAGGAACCAGCCGCTGTTCTCCTCGCGGACGGCGTCGAGGGCCTTGAGCTCCGCCGGCCGGTCCGCCCACGAACCGGCGGCGTGCTGCACCAGGGCAGTCAACTGGTCCGCCCAGTCCGCGCGGGTCCTGTAGAGACTGTGGAACAGCCGCACCAGCTCCGGAAGGTGGGCATCCAGGCGGCGCCGGAAGTCGGCCGCGTCCTTGTCCGCAGGCTCCGATCCAGGGTCCAGGCCGGCGAGCACGCGCTGGCAGGCTGCTTCGACGGCGTCTGCGATTTCCACCATGTTCTCCCCTTGACTCTTTCTTGCCTGCCCGGCGATTGCCTAGCTGGCGACCCGGATGAACAGGGGATCCATCGGCTGCCCGGCCGCATACTGGCCGTCGAACAGTTCGGACCCCTCGGGAGAAATGACGACGTCGACGTGGTCCCAGACCAGCGACCCGTCGGCGTCGCGCGGTTTCGCAGGGCTGAGGAAGCCGACGGCGGTACGGTCCTGGCCGTCGCCGGTGCTGATGGACAGCACGCCACTGCCGGAGGTGAAGGTGATCCAGGGGTCCAGCAGCCGGACCAGGAGCATGCCGTGGTGCCCGGCGAGCCGGACGTCCCCGCGGAAGCGCAGCACGCCGGTGCCGCGCGCGGCGTCGTAGTCGGACGGATCGGGGCTGAAGCAGAAAAGAGAGGATCCGGACACCGTTGCCCCGGCGGTCGCGGAAACGGACCCGTCCGGCAGGCCGGCGATGTAGTCGATGAAGCTGCGCTTGATGCCCCAGCTCAGGCCCAGCGGAGGCAGCGGGTCGGGTGCGGCGTTCGCTGGGTTCACGTGGGTTCTCCTGTGGCTGTGAGGCTGGTCTTCACTGAGCCTATCGGCGGATTGCCCGCCGGATGAACTGCCGCCCGGGCGGCGTGACATCCGGAGTATTTCTCTGAGGGCGTAGGCGGCGCCGGACTACCCCCGAGGGGTCGGTGGTTGACTTAGATAAGTACCAGCCAGGAGGTGCGCCGTGGCCACTGCGAGGAGTCGGGTCCCCGAACCGGAGGCGTCCGAGGACCCCCTCGATTCCTACTCCGCGACGGTCATCCGCGTGGCCGCCGCCGTGACTCCGCACGTAGCCGCGCTCGAAGTGGGCGGCACCGGCAGGCACGGCCGGTTCCGCACGGGCGCCGGGTCTGCCGTGCTGTTCACCTCCGATGGTTACCTCCTCACCAACGCCCACGTGGTGGCCGGCGCCCAGGGAGGAAGCGCGGTGTATTCCGACGGGACACGCACAGCCGTGGACGTGGTGGGCTCCGATCCTCTCTCGGACCTGGCCGTTGTGCACGGAAGGGCCCCGACCGCCGCCCCGGCGGAACTCGGCGATGCCGAGTCGCTCAAGGTCGGGCAGCTGGTCATCGCGGTCGGGAACCCGCTGGGACTTTCGGGGTCCGTGACGGCCGGCGTGGTCAGCGGACTGGGCCGTTCCATCCCCGTCTGGTCCGGCCGCAACCGCCGCATGATCGAGGACGTCATCCAGACCGACGCGGCCCTCAACCCGGGAAGCTCCGGTGGAGCCCTCGCGGACGCGCGGGGCAGGATCGTCGGCATCAACACCGCAGTGGCCGGGGCGGGACTGGGACTGGCTGTTCCGGTCAACGCCACGTCCAGGCGGATCATTGCAGCCCTGCTGAAGGACGGCCGCGTCCGGCGGGCCTATCTCGGGCTTGTCAACACCCCTGTCCGGCTGCAGCCAAGCGCTGTGGTCCGGACCGGACGCCGCGAAGGGCTGCTGGTGGTGGAAGTGCTGGCCGGCTCACCTGCCGAGCGGGCACGGCTCCGGCCGGGCGACGTGCTCCTCAGCGTCGGCGAAAAGGCGGTCTCAAATGCCGAGAGTCTTCAACGGCTGCTTTTTGCGGAGGCCATTGGCGTACCGCTGGAGTTGTCCGTGCTGCGTGACGGTGCGGAAATCAAGATAGCCGCCGTTCCCGAGGAGATGTCCGAGGAATGATGGGTACATACGTCCGCCCGGAAGCGCGACGGCGGCGGTACTTGCCCCAAGACCCGACTACTCACATTTGTTTTCGAAGGTTACTTGGTGGCTCTCCAGGCTGTACTCGACTTTCCTGATGGTAAAGGAACGGGTAGCTCAATTGCTTGTTGTGCCCTGTTTTGCGTGTCACGGTTTTCCTAGAAAGCCGGATGGAAATGGGTCTCGTTTGCGTCGTTCCAATAATTCTTTCCGACTCTCCGAATAGGGATTAGGTCTTAGATGGGGAAATCGGAGATCAATGTGGGAAATTTGGTCGAAAACGCGCCGGCAATTTCGGTCCGACTGTTCGGATCATTCGAAATCCGGAGAAATGGTGCCGTACTGACAGCCGCGGACATGGGCGGCTGCAAGCCCCGGCACATCCTGGAAATTCTCTTGCTGAATCTGGGCACCCCTGTCTCCAAGACGCGCCTCGTGGAACTCCTCTGGGGACCGCGGGCGAGCAGCGGCGCGGTCGCCACGCTGGAGAGCTACATCAGCGGTATTCGCAGGGCGATCCAGCCGGGCAATACCAAGACGGGGCCGCTGCGCACCGCGAACAGCGGCTACGTGCTGGATCCGCAGCTGGTGGAGCTGGACCTGACGGATTTCCAGCAGTTGCTCCATGCGGCCCGGCAGGCAGCTCCGGCCGAGGCCCACGGGCTGGCCATACAGGCCCTGGAGCTCGCCGATGAGCCGCTGTTGGGCTTTGAGCTCGGGGCCGATTGGGCGGAGGACGCACGGACGCGGCATGCTGCCGAGAAGGTCGCAGCCCAGATCCTCGCAGCCGAAACCGCTGCCTTCCTCGACAAGCCCCAGGTGACCATTTCGCTGGCACAGACGGCCATCCAGTCCGAACCGCTCAACGAACGCGCCTGGACCATTCTTGTCGCCGGATACGAACAGGCCGGACTTCCCGTGGAGGGGCTGGCAGCCTACGAGCGCTGCCGCCGCCTGTTCGACCGCGATCTGGGCTGCGCCCCGGGGCCAGCCCTGCAGGCCGCCCATTTGAGATTGCTGCGGCAGCGCGCCGAGGGAAATGCCGAGCTTTCAGAAGTCCTGGCTGCTCTGCTCTACCTGGGGGAACGGCTTCATGGCCCCAAGTGCTCGCAGTATGCCGCCGAAGAATCCCGGCGCATGCAGGAGAACGCTGGCAGGGTCCTCGACACCTTCCTCCGGCAGGCCCGGGCCGCAGTCTGAGGCGGCCCGGGGCGCGTCGCCCAGGCCCTCGGAGTCGTTGTTCCCGCCCGTGCCGGCCCTAGCTTGAGTGGTCGCCGGTCGTCATATCGCCGACGCCCGGTGTGCCATCGGCGAGCGCATATCGTTGCAGCACCGCACCCTTCGGTGAGGTGACCACCGGCTCGATGAGTCTGAGGTTTGTCGGGACCACCCCGTCTGCGAAGACTTTCTTCCCGCCGCCGAGGAGGATCGGATACACCCAGAGCGTGAGCCGGTCGAAGAGCCGCTCGGCGAACAGCGTTTGTACGAAGTTGAGACTGCCGATGACGTGGATGTTGGCGTGCCGTTCGCGTATTTCGCGCACGCCGGCGACGACGTCGGGTCCGAGCAGCGTTGAGCCGGCCCACTCGAGGTCCGGCGTCTGGCGCGAGGCCACGTATTTCGGGAGGCGGTTGAACAGGCCCGCGATGGCCCCGTCGGCGTGTGGCCAGTACGCGGCGAAAATGTCGTAGGTCCGGCGCCCAAGCAGCAGTGCGTCCATCCCTTCCATCCCGGAGTCGATCTGCTCGCCGACCACCTTGTCCAGGAGGGGTGCCTGCCAGCCGCCAAACGCGAAACCGCCGTCAGGATCTTCGTCCGGCCCGCCGGGCGCCTGCGCGACGCCGTCGAGCGTGGTGAACAGGTCGATATGGATGAGTCCCATGCCGTGCTCCTCTCTGTCGCCCGTCGTCGCGCGGCGGCGGGATCACTTCGAGGCTGGCACACGATCCCGCTGCGAAGCAATGGCACGTTGCCACGTTGCCACGCTGCCCCGCGGGCAAACTCACGCGGCCTTGACGACGGGGAGCTCGGCCCAGTGCGTCGTATACCGCGGGGACAGCATGCCGCGTTTCATGCTCCAGTCCGGACCGCCCCGGATGCCGGCGTAGCCCAGGCCGATCGAACCGCGCCCGTACCTCCGGCTGACGTCCTCCAGCAGCGGGCCGATGCCGCGTTCCTCATGCGGATTCTCGAAGATTGCCAGGGGAGCCTGGTTTCCGGTGGGGCGCAGATCGGTGACCATAATCCCCGCGCGGACGTACCTCGCGCCGTCGTCAATCCGGGGGAGCAGGGCGTAGGCCGCCCGCGCCAGGAGGACCGCGTCAGCGGTGGGCATCGGCAACGGCACGCACACGGAGGGGGACGAGGCGTTCTGCGGGTTGTAGTAGGACGTGGCAGCGAACGCGGTCAGCACCTTGGCCTGCAGCCCGTGCCGCGCCAGCCTGGCGCTGGCCTGCTGGGCATAGATGCCCAGGACCTGGCGCAGTCCGGCGCCGGTGGTGATCGGGGCCGCGAAGGACCGGCTGAAGATGAGCTGGTCGCGGCCGGTCCGTTCCTCTTCCAATGGGATGCATGCAGTCCCCTGGAGTTCCAGGACGGTCCGCATCAGCACCACCGAGAATCGGTCCCTGATCATGATCGGGTCCGCACGGGCGAGGTCCAGGACGGTGTGGATCCCCAGCCCGTTGAGCCGCTTGGTCAGCCGCGTGGCAACGCCCCAGAGCTCGATCACGGAAAGTCCCGCCATCAGCTTCTCGCGCTGCGCGGCGGGGATGGCGTCCCAGTGGCAGACGCCGTCGAACGCCGGATTGTGCTTGGCCCACTTGTTGGCAAGTTTCGCCAGTGTCTTGGTGGAGGCGATGCCGACGCAGACGGGGACGCCGACGTTCCGGCGCACGGCGGTCTTCATGGTGTGGCCCAGCCGTAGCAGTTCTTCCGGGGTGCCGGTGACGCCGAGGAAGGCCTCGTCGATGCTGTAGACCTCCAGCCAGGCTGAGTAGCGGCCGAGGAGTTCCATGACCCGGGCGCTGATGTCCCCGTAGAGCTCATAGTTGCTGGAGCGCGCCACGAGCCCCCATTCCTTCGCCCGCGGTGCGAGCTTGAACCAGGGTTCGCCGAGGGGGATTCCGAGGGCTTTCGCTTCGGGGGAGCGGGTGACGGCGCAGCCGTCATTGTTGGAGAGCACCACGAGCGGACGGCCCTCAAGGGAGGGGTCGAAAGCGCGTTCGGCGCTGGCGTAGAAGCAGTTCACATCAACGAGGGCCACGCTGCCCCGGCCGGACGCGGCACTAGACATGGTGCAGGCAGCGGGTCGCGACGCCCCAGATGACGAGGTCGGACAGCGCCGGAACCCGGATGTCCGGGTAGCGGGGGTTGTCCGCCTGCAGCACGACGCCAGAAGCCATGATGCGCAGCCTTTTGACCGTAAGCTCGCCATCGAGGACCGCGACGACGACGCACCCGTCGCGTGGTTCGAGCGCCCGGTTCACGATCAGTTCGTCGCCGTCGCTGATCCCGGCGCCCTCCATGGAGTCCCCGGACACCCGGACAACGTAGGTGCTGGTGATGTCCTTGATGAGGTGTTCGTTGAGGTCGATCCGGCCGTCAAAATAGTCCTGGGCCGGGGAAGGGTAGCCGGCGGCAACCGGCACCGGCGAGATCAGGACAGACAGAAGAGAAGTGCCCGCGTCTATCACGCGGGGCCCGATGATTACACCCACAACACACCTTTATTCGAATATATGTTCGATACTTCCAGTGTAGCCCCGGGGGCGGACAGTGAATATTCTTTGCCGGCTAGGCGTGCGAATCCTGCCGCATTCGTGGCCGGGTCCCAAGGAGTACGAGGGAGCCCGCAGCGATCAGAGCGATGAGCCCTCCGGCGATAAGTCCAAGCATCACGCCTGGGGGCGTGTACGCCAGCACGTTCAGAGCGATAAACGCTGATAAGACGAGCACGATGAAGGCCAGGAGACAACCAACCATTGCGCGCAGCCATTTGTCGGCAGCTGAATCGAATCTGCGGTCGCGGGCGCGTATGACCAGCCGCAGTCCAATGACAGCAATGGCTTGCCAGCAGGCAATTGCGCAGATTCCCCAGATAAGGGCAGGAACCGTGAGCGGCTCGACCTCCGGGAAGACGGCAACTGCTCTCTCCACTGCGGAGGGGAGGATCCATACCTGCGCGAACACGGTCAAGAGCAGCAGGATGCGAAGTACCGCAGCCAGCGCGGACGAGGTTCTACGCGTCATCTTTGTCTCCTGTCGCTGCTTGGTTACCGGGAAAAGTCGCCGCCGTCCAAAAACCTTACCGACGCCTTTGCCCTAAGACACCAGCTCTATCCGCATTTTCGCCCCGTGTCCGGCAACCCTTCGGCGAGTAAGGGTCATTGGTTCCAAAACTACTCCGCAAACTTCCGACAGTTCCATGTCAAAGATAGCTCCTGCTTGCTAGGGTCGACCCTGTTGTTCCGCCCGTGAAGAATCGCCCGAAGGGAAGAGAAGTGAAGCCCACCCATTATGACGATTTCGCCGAGAACTATTCGGCCGAAAATGAGTCCAGCCTCCTCAACGCCTATTACGAGCGGCCGGCGATGATTGGCCTTGCCGGCGACGTGTCAGGTCGCCGGATCCTGGACGCGGGGTGCGGTTCCGGGCCTCTGTCCGCGGCGCTGAGCGCCAAAGGCGCGATCATGACCGGCTTCGATTCCAGTCCTGCGATGCTGGAATTGGCAAGACAGCGGCTGGGCGCGGCCGCGGACCTGCACCTGGCCGACCTCAGCAAGCCGCTCCCTTTCGCAGACCGGTCCTTCGACGACGTCGTCTCGTCCCTGGTACTGCACTATTTGGAGGACTGGTCAGCACCTCTTGCCGAACTGCGTCGCGTGCTGAAGCCGGGCGGCCGCCTGATCCTGTCGGTCAACCACCCCACGGTCAGCGTCGTCAACCACCCAACCGAGGACTACTTCGCCGTCCGGCAGTACTCGGAGGATTACGAGTTCGATGGCGAGCCCGCAGTCCTGACCTTCTGGCACCGGCCCCTTCACGCGATGATCAACGACTTCACGTCGGCGGGATACCGCGTAGCCACCGTGAGCGAACCAGCGCCAGCTCCAGACACGCCGCACGAACTCCTTCCGCCGCGCATCCTCAACGGCGAGAGGACAGCGTTCTTGTCCTTCATCTTCTTCGTCCTCGAAGCGAACTAAGTCAGCACCCGAACCGCCATGCCCGTTGCCAGCACCTGTACGAAGGCGCCGATCAGGCCGAAGCAGCCGTAGCGACCCAGTACCGGCGCTTGCCGTTGCGGGTGTCCTCGTAGATGCCGCCGTTCTTTTTTATGGTCGCCCGGGATCCGGAGTTGTCCTCGTCGCAGGTCAGGAGAACACGGGTGAGTCCAAGTTCCCGGGCAATCGGCAGGGCAGCAGCCAGCGCCTTCGCGGCATGGCCGCGACGCCTCGCGGAAGGCCTCACGCTGTACCCGATGTGCCCACCCTCGTTGAGGAGGAAATCGTTCAACTCGTGCCGGATCGCCAGCGAGCCAAGGAATGTCTCACCCTCCACGATCCACAGATACGTGCAGGGCACGTACCCGGGCTTCCGCGGGCTCTCCGGCAGAGCGCCCCTGACGAGTGCGTCGACAAAGCGGCGGAACGACCGGGCATCTCTGAGTTCTTCGAGAGGCCAGTCCTCCGCGCCCGCACCGTGCAGGTGGGCGCCGTCGAACTCTTTGGTTCCTTCCAGCCAGGAGGATTGGTAGCTGTCGTCCGGTGCGATAAGGATGGGCATCAAGAGATCGTACGTGAAATCCGGCTACCCTGAGCGGATGAAGAAGCTCGCTGTCGTTACGGGCGCTAACCGAGGTCTGGGTCTGTCCCTGGTGGATGAGTTTTCGGAGTCCGGTTGGGACGTCATCGCCATCGCGCGGTCACCTCGGCCCGAGAACACCGGCGCCGACCCACACGACGTCGTAACAGTCCGTCAGGATGTTCGATCCGACGTTGCTGCAGGACTTCTTGAAGTGCTGAACGGCCGCCCTGTCGACTTACTGATCAATAACGCGGCCCAGGGAGCGCCCCATGGTGAACTCGGGTCAATTCCCCCTGCAGGGATCTTGAACTCAGTTGACGTGAACGTTGCCGGTCCACTGCGCCTTGTGCAGTTCCTCTTGCCGAACCTGTTGGCGGCCCCCGATTCGATCATCATCAACATGACGTCCCGGCTGGGATCCCTTGCTGCCCAGGCCAACGGTGACTTCTCACATCTGTCGACGAGTTATGCCTACAAAATCTCCAAAGCCGCGCAGAACATGCTGACCGTCTCGTTGGCTCAGGACCTGCAGGGCCGCGTTCGCTGCTGGGCAGTACATCCGGGCAAACTTGCAACTGACTTGGGACAGGCCGACGCGTCCAAAGATCCACGCACCGCCGCTCGCCAACTGCGCGAGCTGGTCGAATCAGGTGTCCGGACTTCCCCCCGCTTCTGTTCGCTCGGTGAACAGGATCTCCCCTGGTAGTGCAGAGTTGTTGGCCCCGGCTTCGGCTTCGGCTTCGGGCAGGAGAATGGCCTGTTCCGCCGGCCTCCGGGAGTGCTTCACTGAAAGGTACGACGGCGGCTCGGTCGCCTTTCGCCGCCACCGGAGGTACTCGAATGCGCAAGTTCGTCCAAGAGGCCCCGTCAGCGGGGGAACCGCCTTCAGAATGCGGGCAGGCTGACGAAGTACTCCTGCTGGACCGGGCAGCGGCCCATTTTCTGCGCTGTGCGGAGCGAGGGAGTGTTTTTCGCGTGGATGTGGCCCCAGACGGTGTCCGCTCCCGAGCGTTGGCCGGCCAGGAACGTGGACTGGATCGCTGGAGCCAAGCCCTTGCCACGCCAGCGTTCGGTCAGGAACACGTCCAGCATGCAGACGGCACGTCTGCCAAAGAGCGGTGAGATGGTGGCCGCCGCCAATCCTGCAAAGCCGTGGTCGTCCCGGAGTGACATCAGCAAGCCGTGGTCTGCCGCGTCCTGGAGTCCCGCCTGGTCGGACTCTGAAACAAATGGGGCGAGTTCCGGGGCGCCGGACCGCCACGCTCGATGTTCGCGCTGGTAATCGGCGAACACTTCGGCCGCCGCTTCCGGCCACGAGATCGTTAAGGCCGCGGTCACGTCCCGTTCGTCGGCTCCGGCTGCCGCGCTGAGGGACCCGGCCATGACTGTTGCCCAGCTTTCCGCGGAGGACAGGTCGAGGCCTGACTGCTCCCAGAATGTGAAGCCACGCACTCCGACGCTGCGGTAAGCCTGCGCCACTTGGGCTGCGAGTGCATTCACTGCGTCAACGTTGTTCACCCGGGCAGTGGTTTTGACCGCCACGAAGGGGAAGGCCGGATCAAGGTTGAGGTATCGGAGGCCTGAGACGATAGTGCTGTCGTCACTGGCTTCAAGTAACCGCTCGGTCATGTCCCATGTGCTGACGTTGACTTCCAGCCGGCCGATTCTGGCCGCCACGACGTCCGGTGACGCAAGCGCGGCGAGGGATCCGATGTCGTCGATCTCGGCCCGCGCTGCGTCCTTAGCGCCGAACCCGGCCGGAAGGTATTCCAATACCGGGCGGGCGAAAGCGGCGAGTCGGTGGGCCGGAAGGTCAAAAGGGCTCATCGTTACCGATCTTTTTTATGGATTTGGATGCCTATGGCCGGACCACATTCCGCGGCGACAGGGTAGCCAGAAAGACTAGGGGGTTCTGTAGGGAGTGCGGAAGAGGGTGACTCCCCATTCGGAGTTGTGCAGCACGATACTGGCTTCGTGTTGCACGAACTGGAGCGGGGCCTGGACATACCGTGCCATCCGCTGCTGTTCCTCGTCCCACGGGAAGTTGCACGTACCCACAAACGCTTCGAGTGTCCCTGGATCCGGCGTGATCGTTTCGCCGGAAATGCTGACCCTGACCATGTACGAGGCGCATGGGATCCGCACGGTCATCATGGTGTGGCCGCCAAGGCTGCCGAACCTTACCGCGTAGTCGCCAGAGCTCAACCCCGGACCGCGGGGCACAGTAGCCGGCTGCATGGACCCGGACGTGAAGTACTGACACTCCGGCGTTCCGGTGGCCGCGGCGTCCTCAGCACCCTGCGGCAAGCATTCATCTGCACGCTGCCCGGCAGGGGCTGGCGGCACCGGCGGGACCGGCGCGAGGGTCATGCCTGGTGACAGCTGGGCGCCCGTCGAAGGTGCGGCCGAGGCAGCCGGCAGCTGGGCGGCCGCTTGTATGTTGGCGTCCGCGCTTGTGGACGGCGCCGCGCAGGCTGCGGTCACGGCGATGACGGCGAGGCAAGGCAGCGACAGCAGCGCCGGCGTCGTGCGTTTCAGCGGATTACCCGGTAGCGCACGTGGGTGACGAGGCCGGTGCCGCTCACTTCCGTCGGTTCAAGCTTTAGGTTCGCGACGCCGTCCAGCAGCCGCTCGCCCGCTCCCAGGACGATGGGTGCGATGTGGAGCCGCAGCTCGTCGATCAGTCCCGCGGAAAGGAATTGGCGGACGGTCTGCGCTCCTCCGGCAATGGCCACGTCTTTGCTGCCGGCTGCCGTCCGCGCCTGGGCCAGGGCCGATTCGATCCCATCGGTCACGAAGGTGAACGTTGTGCCGCCCTGCATCTCCAGGGGCTCGCGTGGTTGATGGGTGAGCACGTACACGGGTGCGTGATACGGCGGGTCCTCTCCCCACCAGCCCCGCCATTCCTCAGCCCACGTCCCCGGGCCGGCGAACATGTTCCGTCCCATGATGTACGCGCCGGCGGCGAGGATGCCTTCGCGTGCGGCTGCGTTGGCCTGCGACTCTTCGAACTGCCACCTGTGCAGCAGTTCGCCACCTTCGCCCAGGGGGTCCGTCATGCTTTGGTTCGGACCCGAGGCGAATCCGTCGAGGGAGATGGTCAGGTCGCACGTGACTTGGCTCATGCGCCCATCATGCCACCACTTGGCGGTCTGGGTCCGGCTCCGCGGAAGCAATTGCAGTGCACTTCGTTAGCTTGCTCACGTCGCGGGCATTCGAAGAATATCCGGCCGTGGCGGGCCCCATACTGGGAATGACCCCGGCGGATTCTCTCCACCGCCAGGCATGAGGAGGGTCCATGAAAACTTGAAAATTCTGCAGAGCACTGTGAAAAACACGGTCACGAACGAGTACTTTCCCGCCACTGCGGTGCTGGCCGGAGTGCTCTTGTTCTGGGGCCTGGGGCTCTTTGGCGGGCTGTCGCTGCTGAGCAACTACCAGTCGTTGCTGACCACGCTCAGCTGGCTGCTCTTCGTCTATGCCGCGGCTGTGCTGACGCCCCTCGCGGGGCTTATCGCCGTGGTGGACCTGTCACGCCGCTGGCTGCGGAACCGGACGCCGGGCGCCGGGGGAGCGTAAGGCGACCCGCACTCTTCGAACCGCGCTTTATTCGAACTGCGCCCTATTCGAACCCCGCCCTATTCGAAGCGAGTCGGGTCGCCCATGCCGCGCCGGACGATTTC
Proteins encoded in this region:
- a CDS encoding amylosucrase, translating into MVEIADAVEAACQRVLAGLDPGSEPADKDAADFRRRLDAHLPELVRLFHSLYRTRADWADQLTALVQHAAGSWADRPAELKALDAVREENSGWFLSNEMLGGVCYVDRYAGNLDGVRARIPYFNELGLTYLHLMPLFLAPEPHSDGGYAVSSYREVNPGLGTMEQLQALAAELRANGISLVVDFIFNHTSDEHEWARKASAGDPAYSDYYWLYPDRTMPDAFEEQVREIFPDDHPGSFVRMPDGRWVWATFHTFQWDLNYSNPEVFRAMAGEMLFLANQGVDILRMDAVAFIWKQLGTPCENLPEAHLLLRAFNAVCRIAAPSLLFKSEAIVHPDEVAQYIDPAECQLSYNPLQMALIWEAMATRDISLLAQALERRHNIPESTSWVNYVRSHDDIGWTFADEDAAELGINGFDHRRFLNSFYVNRFPGSFARGVPFQDNPRTGDCRISGTTASLCGLEDGTGHAVERILLAHSVAFSTGGIPLLYLGDEVGQVNDYDFALEDGHGSDSRWVHRPHFPAARYARRHDASTPEGAVFAGLRNMIAVRSRTPELAGTRLLDFATKNPGVLGYQRPGDGTRILALANFSDLAQAVAAMTLSGFAVDAVDILAGTPVSLAQGLVLEPRQFVWLRVTPLS
- a CDS encoding HtaA domain-containing protein; protein product: MNPANAAPDPLPPLGLSWGIKRSFIDYIAGLPDGSVSATAGATVSGSSLFCFSPDPSDYDAARGTGVLRFRGDVRLAGHHGMLLVRLLDPWITFTSGSGVLSISTGDGQDRTAVGFLSPAKPRDADGSLVWDHVDVVISPEGSELFDGQYAAGQPMDPLFIRVAS
- a CDS encoding trypsin-like peptidase domain-containing protein, yielding MATARSRVPEPEASEDPLDSYSATVIRVAAAVTPHVAALEVGGTGRHGRFRTGAGSAVLFTSDGYLLTNAHVVAGAQGGSAVYSDGTRTAVDVVGSDPLSDLAVVHGRAPTAAPAELGDAESLKVGQLVIAVGNPLGLSGSVTAGVVSGLGRSIPVWSGRNRRMIEDVIQTDAALNPGSSGGALADARGRIVGINTAVAGAGLGLAVPVNATSRRIIAALLKDGRVRRAYLGLVNTPVRLQPSAVVRTGRREGLLVVEVLAGSPAERARLRPGDVLLSVGEKAVSNAESLQRLLFAEAIGVPLELSVLRDGAEIKIAAVPEEMSEE
- a CDS encoding BTAD domain-containing putative transcriptional regulator; amino-acid sequence: MGGCKPRHILEILLLNLGTPVSKTRLVELLWGPRASSGAVATLESYISGIRRAIQPGNTKTGPLRTANSGYVLDPQLVELDLTDFQQLLHAARQAAPAEAHGLAIQALELADEPLLGFELGADWAEDARTRHAAEKVAAQILAAETAAFLDKPQVTISLAQTAIQSEPLNERAWTILVAGYEQAGLPVEGLAAYERCRRLFDRDLGCAPGPALQAAHLRLLRQRAEGNAELSEVLAALLYLGERLHGPKCSQYAAEESRRMQENAGRVLDTFLRQARAAV
- a CDS encoding dihydrofolate reductase family protein, which encodes MGLIHIDLFTTLDGVAQAPGGPDEDPDGGFAFGGWQAPLLDKVVGEQIDSGMEGMDALLLGRRTYDIFAAYWPHADGAIAGLFNRLPKYVASRQTPDLEWAGSTLLGPDVVAGVREIRERHANIHVIGSLNFVQTLFAERLFDRLTLWVYPILLGGGKKVFADGVVPTNLRLIEPVVTSPKGAVLQRYALADGTPGVGDMTTGDHSS
- a CDS encoding Y-family DNA polymerase is translated as MSSAASGRGSVALVDVNCFYASAERAFDPSLEGRPLVVLSNNDGCAVTRSPEAKALGIPLGEPWFKLAPRAKEWGLVARSSNYELYGDISARVMELLGRYSAWLEVYSIDEAFLGVTGTPEELLRLGHTMKTAVRRNVGVPVCVGIASTKTLAKLANKWAKHNPAFDGVCHWDAIPAAQREKLMAGLSVIELWGVATRLTKRLNGLGIHTVLDLARADPIMIRDRFSVVLMRTVLELQGTACIPLEEERTGRDQLIFSRSFAAPITTGAGLRQVLGIYAQQASARLARHGLQAKVLTAFAATSYYNPQNASSPSVCVPLPMPTADAVLLARAAYALLPRIDDGARYVRAGIMVTDLRPTGNQAPLAIFENPHEERGIGPLLEDVSRRYGRGSIGLGYAGIRGGPDWSMKRGMLSPRYTTHWAELPVVKAA
- the umuD gene encoding translesion error-prone DNA polymerase V autoproteolytic subunit, whose amino-acid sequence is MGVIIGPRVIDAGTSLLSVLISPVPVAAGYPSPAQDYFDGRIDLNEHLIKDITSTYVVRVSGDSMEGAGISDGDELIVNRALEPRDGCVVVAVLDGELTVKRLRIMASGVVLQADNPRYPDIRVPALSDLVIWGVATRCLHHV
- a CDS encoding DUF2975 domain-containing protein, yielding MTRRTSSALAAVLRILLLLTVFAQVWILPSAVERAVAVFPEVEPLTVPALIWGICAIACWQAIAVIGLRLVIRARDRRFDSAADKWLRAMVGCLLAFIVLVLSAFIALNVLAYTPPGVMLGLIAGGLIALIAAGSLVLLGTRPRMRQDSHA
- a CDS encoding class I SAM-dependent methyltransferase, producing MKPTHYDDFAENYSAENESSLLNAYYERPAMIGLAGDVSGRRILDAGCGSGPLSAALSAKGAIMTGFDSSPAMLELARQRLGAAADLHLADLSKPLPFADRSFDDVVSSLVLHYLEDWSAPLAELRRVLKPGGRLILSVNHPTVSVVNHPTEDYFAVRQYSEDYEFDGEPAVLTFWHRPLHAMINDFTSAGYRVATVSEPAPAPDTPHELLPPRILNGERTAFLSFIFFVLEAN
- a CDS encoding GNAT family N-acetyltransferase, which produces MPILIAPDDSYQSSWLEGTKEFDGAHLHGAGAEDWPLEELRDARSFRRFVDALVRGALPESPRKPGYVPCTYLWIVEGETFLGSLAIRHELNDFLLNEGGHIGYSVRPSARRRGHAAKALAAALPIARELGLTRVLLTCDEDNSGSRATIKKNGGIYEDTRNGKRRYWVATAASA
- a CDS encoding SDR family NAD(P)-dependent oxidoreductase, with translation MKKLAVVTGANRGLGLSLVDEFSESGWDVIAIARSPRPENTGADPHDVVTVRQDVRSDVAAGLLEVLNGRPVDLLINNAAQGAPHGELGSIPPAGILNSVDVNVAGPLRLVQFLLPNLLAAPDSIIINMTSRLGSLAAQANGDFSHLSTSYAYKISKAAQNMLTVSLAQDLQGRVRCWAVHPGKLATDLGQADASKDPRTAARQLRELVESGVRTSPRFCSLGEQDLPW